A genome region from Gemmatimonadaceae bacterium includes the following:
- a CDS encoding GNAT family N-acetyltransferase yields the protein MAVARTWRQPRQPSGPQQIRDADIPALNEVFSEAFTDRYRRDGMAGVRVPHLNPPVWRFAIADAGSGAMLWRDESGNVIAFNVAHLSGAEAWMGPLAVHPNHQGHGLGKTVVSAGIELLRSSGAKVIGLETMPRTMDNIGFYSSLGMNPGFLTLTVTVDGVFSAPMTGRIRAMRLGSLAPDDFDQAVRACRELTDSILPGYDFSREISLTEELALGDTLMLQDGDKLAGFALCHSVPLVEGRVREELRVLKLVARGDDDFDVLVTALSDHARRSGTRRVAVRVQGQYSGAYRRLMRRGARVRWSDLRMTLDGFAEPQPGQGIVLSNWEI from the coding sequence ATGGCCGTCGCGCGCACGTGGCGCCAGCCGCGCCAGCCGAGCGGCCCGCAACAGATTCGCGATGCGGACATTCCCGCGTTGAACGAGGTGTTCAGCGAAGCGTTCACCGACCGCTACCGTCGCGACGGAATGGCGGGGGTGCGCGTGCCGCATCTGAATCCGCCGGTGTGGCGATTCGCCATCGCTGACGCCGGCTCCGGCGCGATGCTGTGGCGCGACGAGAGCGGCAACGTGATCGCGTTCAACGTCGCGCATCTCTCGGGCGCAGAAGCGTGGATGGGCCCGCTCGCCGTGCATCCGAACCACCAGGGTCATGGGCTTGGGAAGACTGTCGTCAGCGCCGGGATCGAACTGCTCAGGTCGAGCGGCGCGAAAGTCATCGGCCTCGAGACGATGCCGCGCACGATGGACAACATCGGCTTCTATTCGTCGCTCGGCATGAATCCCGGTTTCCTGACGCTGACGGTAACCGTGGACGGAGTCTTCTCGGCGCCCATGACGGGACGAATCAGAGCGATGCGGCTGGGAAGTCTCGCGCCGGATGATTTCGATCAGGCCGTGCGAGCGTGCAGAGAGCTCACCGACTCGATCCTGCCGGGCTACGATTTCTCGCGCGAGATCAGTCTCACCGAAGAGCTCGCGCTCGGCGACACCCTCATGCTCCAGGATGGAGACAAGCTCGCCGGATTCGCGCTGTGTCATTCCGTTCCGCTGGTGGAAGGCCGTGTGCGGGAGGAGCTCCGCGTACTCAAGCTGGTTGCCCGCGGCGACGACGACTTCGACGTGCTCGTCACGGCACTCTCCGATCACGCGCGCCGGAGCGGCACACGCCGTGTCGCGGTGAGGGTGCAGGGACAGTATTCGGGAGCATACCGGCGACTCATGCGCCGGGGCGCTCGCGTGCGATGGTCGGATCTCCGGATGACGCTTGACGGTTTTGCCGAGCCACAGCCCGGGCAGGGAATCGTTCTGTCGAACTGGGAGATCTGA
- a CDS encoding SMC family ATPase has protein sequence MKLLALRLTNFRQHVSTAIRFESGLTGIIGPNGAGKTTILEAIAFALYAWGRSTREQMLSLTATGRQAMSVELEFELGRHRYRVVRGRTNAELYLDGDDAPIATSSTAVTDRLQRLLGMSRDEFFRTYFTGQKELALMAALAASERARFLSKVLGYEKLRLAQDMIGERRRMLSAEITGLRAGMPDPESVERAILEATERVGHATAAAQSADHRYTLARGTLSMIAPRWELAQQNRDKVQAISSDIAANEREESSLRQNMERVAAELAMVAESRAELARLQRSLEPLGELRAELSILDEMYREEGRRKTLVEGEHALREELDRLRARHTVIERAPSQEEEVTLELEKKRAELEDAQGELEARRTEWVRDRQDADTKLRDLRKQYLEIQEQRERVISLGADGACPTCSRTLGENLQTVVEHLTETSETLRVDGAYYRSRFEQLSEMPANVRELDERRRTLTAETAALERKLARVQLAVQELTGVVRDIAAKERRMEQMRRDISVITRGFDAARYDFVKTEIANLAPLGDRAAGLSALLEREPLLLGQRSEYSASLSSVESLLGTLRVRHRQMSFAAADFDRLKADYDRCFGGARAAELEAHTAAGNLRNAREAVERAVASGEASRAIQATVTQREGERRLHEELDRAFNEMRAQLNAQLRPELSELATTFLRELMDSRTAEIELDEKYNITVLEDGIAKPVLSGGEEDLANLVLRLAVSQMIAERSGQSFSLLILDEIFGSLDESRRFNVLELLRALGDRFEQVILITHIETVRDGLDQVISVRYDPSIAASVVDQSAGAGSAVSGDRDAGLELEPAGAA, from the coding sequence TTGAAGCTTCTCGCTCTGCGGCTCACGAATTTCCGTCAGCACGTCTCGACCGCTATCAGGTTCGAGTCGGGCTTGACGGGAATCATCGGGCCGAACGGCGCGGGCAAGACGACGATCCTCGAGGCGATCGCGTTCGCGCTCTACGCGTGGGGCCGCTCCACGCGGGAGCAGATGCTCTCGCTCACGGCCACGGGTCGCCAGGCGATGAGCGTGGAGCTGGAGTTCGAGCTGGGACGCCATCGTTATCGCGTCGTCAGGGGCCGCACGAACGCCGAGCTTTATCTCGACGGGGACGACGCACCGATCGCCACCTCGTCCACCGCCGTCACTGACCGGCTCCAGCGACTGCTCGGCATGTCGCGCGACGAATTCTTCCGCACGTATTTCACCGGCCAGAAAGAGCTCGCGCTCATGGCCGCACTGGCGGCGTCGGAGCGTGCGCGATTCCTCTCGAAGGTCCTCGGCTACGAGAAGCTGCGACTCGCCCAGGACATGATCGGCGAGCGGCGCCGCATGCTGAGCGCCGAGATCACGGGACTGAGAGCGGGAATGCCCGATCCCGAGTCGGTCGAGCGCGCGATTCTCGAGGCGACGGAGCGCGTAGGCCACGCTACCGCTGCCGCGCAGAGTGCCGATCATCGCTACACGCTCGCCAGGGGAACGCTCAGCATGATCGCTCCCCGGTGGGAGCTGGCGCAGCAGAATCGCGACAAGGTGCAGGCCATATCGTCCGACATCGCGGCCAACGAGCGCGAGGAGAGCTCGCTCCGGCAGAACATGGAAAGAGTCGCGGCCGAGTTGGCGATGGTGGCCGAGTCGCGGGCGGAGCTGGCGCGGCTGCAGCGCTCGCTGGAGCCCCTCGGCGAGCTCCGCGCGGAGCTCTCGATTCTCGACGAGATGTATCGCGAAGAGGGAAGGCGAAAGACGCTCGTCGAGGGTGAGCACGCTTTACGGGAAGAGCTGGACCGCCTGCGAGCGCGTCACACGGTCATCGAGCGGGCGCCTTCGCAGGAAGAGGAAGTGACGCTCGAGCTTGAGAAGAAGCGCGCCGAGCTGGAGGATGCGCAAGGCGAGCTCGAGGCGAGGCGCACCGAATGGGTGCGCGACCGGCAGGACGCGGACACGAAGCTGCGCGATCTGCGCAAGCAGTACCTCGAGATCCAGGAGCAGCGCGAGCGCGTCATCAGCCTCGGCGCCGACGGGGCGTGTCCCACCTGCAGCCGCACGCTGGGGGAGAATCTCCAGACCGTCGTCGAGCATCTCACCGAGACGAGCGAGACGCTGCGCGTGGACGGCGCCTACTACCGGAGCAGGTTCGAGCAGTTGTCGGAGATGCCGGCGAACGTCCGCGAGCTTGACGAGCGGCGCCGCACGCTGACGGCGGAGACCGCAGCCCTCGAACGCAAGCTCGCGCGCGTTCAGCTCGCCGTGCAGGAGCTGACTGGAGTCGTGCGCGACATCGCCGCCAAGGAGAGACGCATGGAGCAGATGCGACGCGACATCTCGGTAATCACGCGCGGATTCGACGCTGCACGATACGATTTCGTGAAGACCGAGATAGCCAACCTCGCTCCGCTCGGCGATCGCGCGGCCGGTCTCAGCGCGCTGCTCGAGCGCGAGCCGCTGCTGCTGGGGCAGAGGAGCGAATACTCGGCGTCACTTTCCTCGGTGGAGTCGCTTCTCGGAACTCTTCGCGTGAGGCATCGTCAGATGTCGTTCGCCGCGGCGGACTTCGATCGGTTGAAGGCCGATTACGACCGCTGCTTTGGCGGGGCGCGAGCGGCAGAGCTCGAAGCCCACACCGCCGCGGGCAACCTGAGAAATGCGCGCGAGGCGGTGGAGAGAGCGGTCGCTTCGGGAGAGGCGTCGAGAGCCATCCAGGCGACAGTGACGCAGCGGGAAGGCGAGCGGCGCCTGCACGAAGAGCTGGACCGCGCGTTCAACGAGATGCGCGCGCAGCTCAACGCGCAGCTCAGGCCCGAGCTCTCCGAGCTCGCGACGACGTTCCTGCGCGAGCTCATGGACTCGCGCACGGCGGAGATCGAGCTCGACGAAAAATACAATATCACGGTCCTCGAGGACGGAATCGCCAAGCCCGTCCTCTCCGGCGGCGAAGAGGATCTCGCCAACCTCGTTCTGCGTCTTGCGGTGTCACAGATGATCGCCGAGCGGTCGGGCCAGTCATTTTCTCTCCTGATCCTCGACGAGATATTCGGCTCACTGGACGAGTCGCGCCGGTTCAACGTCCTGGAATTGCTGCGCGCACTCGGCGACAGGTTCGAGCAGGTGATTCTCATCACCCACATCGAAACGGTGCGCGACGGGCTCGACCAGGTGATATCGGTGCGCTACGACCCCTCCATCGCCGCCTCGGTCGTGGATCAGAGCGCCGGCGCGGGAAGCGCCGTGTCGGGCGATCGCGATGCGGGGCTCGAGCTCGAGCCGGCAGGAGCCGCCTGA
- a CDS encoding NAD(P)H-binding protein, with protein sequence MTSSSDEYAAPSFEPTGATGIAVAEQPETAQELRAKPVVVTGAAGLVGVQVCTQLCERGWKVRAVVRDVARAAHRLGHLRLEMRVGDIRDAKAMRSALTGTGSLVHLAAIAIEKSGDSYEVTNTDATRTLLDAARAESVNRIVYMSQNGADSASRYPLLRSKGRAEDIVQQTGTQWTVVRPSVIFGPDDEFVNVLARLIRLSPIVFPLPGGGTARFQPVAVGDVARAVAKILEDESTVGRSFAIGGSTPLTLRQMTERILVAMNASRLLVGMPVAMLRPLVAAAQRILPHPPVTTALLDLLDLDNVIEHNDLQHELGIEPTPFAPEELLYLRKITVGSALRSLFRH encoded by the coding sequence ATGACTTCCTCCTCCGACGAGTACGCGGCGCCCTCTTTCGAACCGACAGGCGCGACCGGCATAGCGGTGGCGGAGCAGCCCGAAACGGCCCAGGAACTGCGCGCGAAGCCAGTCGTCGTCACCGGCGCGGCGGGACTCGTCGGAGTGCAGGTGTGCACACAGCTCTGCGAGCGCGGCTGGAAGGTGCGCGCGGTCGTGCGTGACGTGGCCCGAGCCGCACACCGGCTCGGTCATCTGCGGCTCGAGATGCGTGTCGGAGACATCCGCGACGCCAAGGCGATGCGTTCGGCGCTCACCGGCACGGGGTCGCTCGTTCACCTCGCGGCAATCGCCATCGAGAAGAGCGGCGACAGCTATGAAGTCACGAACACCGACGCCACACGCACGCTGCTCGATGCCGCGCGGGCAGAGTCAGTGAACCGCATCGTGTACATGTCGCAGAACGGCGCCGACAGCGCCTCGCGGTACCCTTTGCTCCGCAGCAAGGGACGCGCGGAGGACATCGTGCAGCAGACCGGAACGCAGTGGACGGTGGTGAGGCCATCCGTGATCTTCGGGCCTGACGACGAGTTCGTGAACGTCCTGGCGCGACTGATCCGCCTCTCGCCGATCGTGTTTCCGCTTCCTGGCGGCGGTACTGCGCGATTCCAGCCTGTCGCCGTCGGCGACGTAGCACGCGCCGTCGCGAAAATCCTCGAGGACGAATCAACGGTTGGACGAAGCTTCGCGATCGGCGGCTCGACCCCGCTCACGCTCCGTCAGATGACCGAGCGCATCCTCGTCGCGATGAACGCATCGCGGCTGCTTGTCGGCATGCCCGTCGCGATGCTGCGCCCGCTCGTCGCCGCGGCGCAGCGCATCCTTCCGCATCCGCCCGTGACGACAGCACTCCTCGACCTGCTCGATCTCGACAATGTCATCGAGCACAACGACCTGCAGCACGAGCTCGGCATAGAGCCGACTCCGTTCGCGCCCGAAGAGCTGCTGTACCTGCGCAAGATCACGGTCGGCTCGGCGCTGCGCTCGCTCTTCCGGCACTAG
- a CDS encoding tetratricopeptide repeat protein, translating into MSFWSRFSGGKPKSEQKRLDYLSEGLALERQGDYEAALTSYQLALRDQPTNHRVLQNMAIAYSRTGRQTEAIRCYRRALEIQPKLSGAHYGLAFLLLRRGETDNAAFHLESFLMDPPAPSAEADRWIRHARETLERIKTTDEPAQGNKLESEEFPEVSE; encoded by the coding sequence ATGTCTTTCTGGAGTCGCTTCAGCGGTGGGAAGCCCAAGAGCGAGCAAAAGCGCCTCGACTACCTGAGCGAGGGGCTCGCGCTGGAGCGTCAGGGCGATTACGAAGCCGCTCTGACGTCGTATCAGCTCGCCTTGAGGGATCAACCCACCAATCACCGGGTTCTGCAGAATATGGCCATCGCGTACTCCCGAACGGGAAGGCAGACCGAGGCCATACGCTGTTATCGCCGTGCGCTCGAGATTCAGCCAAAGCTTTCCGGAGCGCATTACGGCCTGGCGTTCCTTCTGCTCCGTCGCGGCGAGACTGACAACGCAGCGTTCCATCTCGAATCGTTCCTCATGGATCCACCGGCGCCGAGTGCGGAAGCCGATCGTTGGATCCGACACGCGCGGGAGACGCTGGAGCGGATCAAGACGACCGACGAGCCGGCGCAAGGGAACAAGTTGGAAAGTGAGGAGTTTCCAGAGGTCTCCGAGTAG
- a CDS encoding phosphoribosyltransferase: MSPRKQTVDPAEGVLHVEWPLFGELSRALALKVSREYDPDMVVGVATAGVVPGAVVAAMLGREFHSIVVSRKYRAEETRETPAIFGAAPQEVRGRRVLIVDETCDSGDTLRLAVGAIVNAGAKEVRTAVGFKTGAYEPDFHALATDSTIILPWDREVIVDGELMPNPAYQNALESR, encoded by the coding sequence ATGTCACCACGCAAGCAAACCGTCGATCCCGCGGAGGGAGTTCTACACGTCGAGTGGCCGCTGTTCGGCGAGCTCTCGCGCGCGCTGGCCCTCAAGGTATCGCGCGAATACGATCCGGACATGGTGGTCGGTGTCGCGACAGCGGGCGTAGTCCCCGGCGCGGTCGTGGCCGCGATGCTCGGACGCGAATTTCATTCGATCGTCGTCAGCCGCAAGTACCGGGCTGAAGAAACGCGGGAGACCCCTGCGATATTCGGTGCCGCACCGCAGGAAGTGCGCGGCCGCCGCGTGCTCATCGTGGACGAGACATGTGATTCGGGCGACACCCTGCGCCTCGCTGTCGGGGCGATCGTGAACGCCGGCGCGAAAGAGGTGCGCACCGCCGTCGGATTCAAGACCGGAGCCTACGAGCCCGATTTCCACGCCCTGGCAACCGACAGCACGATCATTCTGCCGTGGGACCGTGAAGTGATCGTGGACGGTGAGCTGATGCCCAACCCGGCTTACCAGAACGCGCTGGAGTCACGGTAG
- a CDS encoding 6-carboxytetrahydropterin synthase encodes MPRVTVTRRLRFNAAHRVFNPSFSDAENEATFGKCNNPNWHGHNYTLDVSVEGPIDERTGYVLDLSKLSEIVEREIVSIVDHRNLNLDVGFMKGIIPTAENIVVEFWKILEPAVAPAKLKRLVLRETGNNNVEYTGN; translated from the coding sequence ATGCCCCGCGTCACCGTCACCCGGCGGCTCCGCTTCAACGCCGCCCATCGCGTGTTCAATCCTTCGTTCTCCGATGCCGAGAACGAGGCGACCTTCGGGAAGTGCAACAATCCCAACTGGCACGGCCACAACTACACCCTCGACGTATCGGTCGAAGGCCCGATAGACGAGCGAACGGGATACGTCCTGGACCTCAGCAAGCTGAGCGAGATCGTCGAGCGTGAGATCGTCAGCATCGTGGATCACCGCAACCTTAATCTCGACGTCGGATTCATGAAGGGCATAATTCCGACGGCCGAGAACATCGTGGTTGAATTCTGGAAGATTCTGGAGCCGGCCGTGGCGCCAGCGAAGCTCAAGCGGCTCGTCCTTCGGGAAACCGGGAACAACAATGTCGAATACACAGGAAACTGA
- a CDS encoding long-chain fatty acid--CoA ligase, which translates to MTTTSAAATHANPYVRGGPAPKPGTLNELFFDAIARYDRPDALQVKRGGAFVPVSHREIEKRVLHAALGLRSLGVAPGNRVGILSENRPEWAIADYACLTSGITDVPIYPTLPADQIAYILKDSGAVAIFVSSAGQAAKIAEIRSQIPVLQHVISFDEVGPSSDMTLHQLEQRGAAAETPQSREEYRRIADSVGPDDLATLIYTSGTTGNPKGVMLTHNNIRSNIEATRHKLPFEGDDVALSFLPLSHIFQRMGDYLMFATGSSIAYAEGLDTVPINMQEVRPTIIFSVPRLYEKMYARILQNALSSGFIKRNIFFWARDVADRWANVKLAGGEPRGILAGKYALAQKLVFSKLKERTGGRIRYFVSGGAPLASEINKFFYSAGLTILEGYGLTETSPVIGVNTPADFRIGAVGRPVDGVEVIIAADGEILTRSPGVMKGYYNDPVATAEAIDSDGWFHTGDIGEIRDGFIAITDRKKDIIVTAGGKNIAPQPIENLVKTNKYVSQAVMIGDKRRFPSMLILPNFEQLESWAKRRNIIWTDRAQLLRMPTIQAKMEKEVMREVAGLAHFEMPKKIGLLEHDFSLEKGEMTPTQKVKRRVVDQHYKELIDSLYAEPGE; encoded by the coding sequence GTGACGACGACAAGCGCGGCGGCGACTCACGCGAATCCATACGTGAGAGGTGGCCCGGCGCCAAAGCCCGGGACGCTGAACGAACTGTTCTTCGACGCGATCGCGCGCTACGACAGGCCGGACGCGCTTCAAGTGAAGCGCGGCGGGGCGTTCGTACCGGTGTCGCACCGCGAGATCGAAAAGCGTGTGCTCCACGCCGCGCTCGGTCTCCGCAGTCTTGGAGTCGCGCCGGGAAATCGCGTCGGCATCCTCTCGGAGAACCGCCCTGAGTGGGCGATCGCGGACTACGCGTGTCTCACGAGCGGCATTACGGACGTGCCGATCTATCCCACGCTTCCTGCGGACCAGATCGCTTACATACTCAAGGATTCGGGAGCCGTCGCGATATTCGTTTCCAGCGCCGGCCAGGCGGCGAAGATTGCGGAGATCCGCTCCCAGATTCCGGTGCTGCAGCACGTGATCAGCTTCGACGAAGTGGGCCCGTCGTCGGACATGACGCTACATCAACTCGAGCAGCGCGGCGCCGCTGCCGAGACTCCGCAGTCGAGGGAGGAGTACCGGAGAATCGCCGACAGCGTCGGTCCGGACGACCTTGCGACGCTGATCTACACGTCCGGCACGACCGGCAATCCGAAGGGCGTGATGCTGACGCACAACAACATCCGGTCGAACATCGAGGCGACGAGGCACAAGCTGCCTTTCGAGGGCGACGACGTCGCGCTCAGCTTTCTGCCGCTGTCGCACATCTTTCAGCGGATGGGCGACTACCTGATGTTCGCCACGGGCAGCTCGATCGCGTACGCCGAGGGGCTCGACACCGTCCCGATCAACATGCAGGAAGTACGGCCGACGATCATCTTCTCGGTTCCGCGCCTGTACGAGAAGATGTACGCCCGCATTCTTCAGAACGCTCTGTCGAGTGGCTTCATCAAGCGGAACATCTTCTTCTGGGCGCGCGATGTCGCCGACCGTTGGGCGAACGTGAAGCTGGCCGGAGGAGAGCCGCGTGGTATCCTGGCGGGCAAGTACGCGTTGGCGCAAAAGCTCGTCTTCTCAAAGTTGAAGGAGCGCACCGGCGGCCGGATCAGGTATTTCGTCTCGGGCGGCGCGCCGCTGGCCTCGGAGATCAACAAGTTCTTCTACTCGGCCGGGCTGACCATTCTCGAGGGATACGGGCTCACCGAGACGTCTCCCGTGATCGGCGTCAACACGCCGGCGGATTTCCGAATCGGAGCCGTCGGACGACCGGTGGACGGCGTCGAGGTGATTATCGCCGCGGATGGCGAGATCCTGACGCGGAGCCCGGGCGTGATGAAGGGCTACTACAACGACCCCGTCGCGACGGCCGAGGCGATCGACTCCGACGGGTGGTTCCACACGGGCGACATCGGCGAGATCCGCGACGGGTTCATCGCCATCACGGATCGCAAGAAAGACATCATCGTCACGGCGGGCGGAAAGAACATCGCTCCGCAGCCGATCGAGAACCTGGTGAAGACGAACAAGTACGTGAGCCAGGCAGTGATGATCGGCGACAAGCGGAGATTCCCCTCGATGTTGATCCTGCCGAACTTCGAGCAGCTCGAGAGCTGGGCGAAGAGGCGCAACATCATCTGGACCGACCGTGCCCAGCTGCTGCGGATGCCGACGATCCAGGCGAAAATGGAGAAGGAAGTGATGCGCGAGGTCGCCGGCCTTGCGCATTTCGAGATGCCGAAGAAAATCGGACTGCTCGAGCACGACTTCTCGCTCGAGAAGGGCGAGATGACGCCGACGCAGAAGGTGAAGCGGCGGGTTGTTGACCAGCACTACAAGGAGCTGATCGACTCTCTTTACGCCGAGCCCGGCGAGTAG
- a CDS encoding ParA family protein, producing the protein MGDVLAIVSQKGGVGKTTTAVNLAAAFARRGLKTLIIDVDPQGAVRYGVGLRRDHENAGFADYLNGQKSLREVILPTALPWLRAILAGSVSDEADHATYQQLIGETNLLPELLETARARCHVVVVDSPPGLGAITRKVLEATQHVIVPLQCEPLALQTTPQILRLIQDIASTNDQLTLDGILMTMFEPGNPASERVVDYVRRHLPANIVFPMVIPRTIATTDAFAAGQPVVLRSPADAASQAYVNLATHLADRFL; encoded by the coding sequence ATGGGAGATGTGCTTGCCATCGTCAGCCAGAAAGGTGGTGTCGGAAAGACGACGACAGCGGTGAATCTCGCCGCCGCGTTCGCGCGGCGCGGACTCAAGACGCTGATCATTGATGTGGATCCGCAGGGCGCGGTCCGATACGGAGTCGGACTGCGCAGGGACCACGAGAACGCCGGGTTCGCCGATTACCTGAACGGGCAGAAGTCGCTCCGTGAAGTGATTCTTCCCACTGCCCTTCCCTGGCTGCGAGCGATACTCGCCGGTTCAGTATCGGACGAGGCGGATCACGCCACGTACCAGCAATTGATCGGCGAGACGAATCTGCTTCCGGAGCTTCTGGAAACCGCGCGCGCGCGATGCCACGTCGTCGTGGTGGACTCGCCGCCAGGGCTGGGCGCGATAACGCGCAAGGTCCTGGAGGCAACCCAGCATGTGATCGTGCCGCTTCAGTGCGAGCCGCTTGCACTTCAGACGACGCCGCAGATTCTTCGCCTGATACAGGATATCGCGTCCACCAACGACCAGCTCACACTCGACGGCATTCTGATGACGATGTTCGAGCCGGGGAATCCGGCGAGCGAGCGCGTCGTGGACTACGTGCGGCGCCACCTCCCCGCAAACATCGTCTTCCCGATGGTGATCCCGCGCACCATCGCCACTACCGACGCATTCGCCGCCGGACAACCGGTTGTGCTGCGCAGCCCCGCCGACGCCGCGTCGCAGGCATACGTCAACCTTGCAACGCACCTGGCGGACAGATTCCTGTGA
- the folE gene encoding GTP cyclohydrolase I FolE: MSNTQETEDLEELVRKQLELIGEDPDRDGLLKTPARVAASLKWLTRGYERDVRQVIGDALFEDSHDTMIMVRDIELYSMCEHHMLPFYGKAHVAYIPDGRIVGLSKLPRVVDVFAQRLQVQERLTEQIAQALSDVLEPLGVGVVIEAYHLCMMMRGVQKQNSKTITSALRGVFRDDPKTRDEFLRLAHNG; encoded by the coding sequence ATGTCGAATACACAGGAAACTGAGGATCTCGAGGAGCTCGTCAGGAAACAGCTCGAGCTGATCGGCGAGGACCCCGATCGCGACGGCCTGCTCAAGACGCCGGCGCGCGTCGCGGCCTCGCTCAAGTGGCTTACGCGGGGTTACGAGCGGGATGTGAGGCAGGTGATCGGCGACGCGCTGTTCGAGGACTCGCACGACACCATGATCATGGTGCGCGACATCGAGCTGTACTCCATGTGCGAGCATCACATGCTGCCCTTCTACGGCAAGGCGCATGTCGCGTACATCCCGGACGGAAGGATCGTCGGGCTCTCCAAGCTGCCGCGGGTCGTGGACGTGTTCGCCCAGCGGCTCCAGGTGCAGGAGCGCCTCACCGAGCAGATCGCGCAGGCGCTGAGCGACGTTCTCGAGCCGCTCGGAGTCGGAGTCGTCATCGAGGCGTACCACCTGTGCATGATGATGCGCGGGGTGCAGAAGCAGAACTCGAAAACAATCACATCGGCGCTTCGCGGCGTATTCCGCGACGACCCCAAGACGCGCGACGAATTCCTCCGCCTCGCGCACAACGGATGA
- a CDS encoding V4R domain-containing protein — translation MTDSSRTQLVGVAVATLRELRSAVLASSAPDAAVSALREAGFAGGDSVYTAFGQWLAETGESASPPPDAGDLPIDEFGPSVGRFFRDAGWGDVLFSEDEAEGVAIVDVTSCWEATAEGSSAGQACHITTGLLSAFFGRIAGYPVAVLETECCDGDGSRCRFLLGNADVMNYKWEEMR, via the coding sequence ATGACCGATTCTTCGAGAACACAGCTGGTCGGAGTTGCCGTCGCCACGCTTCGCGAGCTGCGCTCTGCGGTGCTCGCGTCGAGTGCGCCCGACGCTGCCGTGAGCGCGCTGCGCGAGGCCGGATTCGCTGGCGGAGATTCGGTATACACAGCGTTCGGGCAGTGGCTCGCCGAGACTGGCGAGTCGGCGTCGCCGCCGCCCGACGCGGGCGATCTGCCGATCGACGAGTTCGGCCCGAGCGTGGGGAGATTCTTCCGGGATGCTGGTTGGGGCGACGTTTTGTTTTCGGAGGATGAAGCAGAGGGCGTCGCCATCGTGGACGTCACGAGCTGCTGGGAAGCGACAGCCGAAGGATCGTCCGCCGGGCAGGCGTGCCACATCACTACCGGGCTGCTTTCGGCCTTCTTCGGACGGATCGCCGGGTATCCCGTTGCCGTGCTGGAGACGGAGTGCTGCGACGGCGACGGGTCGCGCTGCCGCTTCCTCCTCGGCAACGCCGACGTGATGAACTACAAGTGGGAGGAGATGCGGTAG